The following proteins come from a genomic window of Mycobacterium sp. DL:
- a CDS encoding EfeM/EfeO family lipoprotein: MKRHLAWPVSVAALGLVLAGCSGNSSGGDDASGGDTSAAETTSAATSAAAAPNPLTEQAATEYKAYATAQIDELVTVVKVFTDAVRAGDLQAAQAAYAPSRMPWERIEPLAGLVEEIDGKVDARVDDFEGVDDPAFTGWHRLEFLLFSENTTEGGAPFADQLDADIATLKEQFPTVEVTPVDVSNGAAELIEEVSEGKITGEEDRYAKTDLWDFDANMQGSQAAVDKLTPALVEADPALLGKIEAGLTSVFDTMRPLRDGDGWVLFCTENDPYPSPRCPEVTVDAATIDTLKAELAGLSENLSQVSGVLKLQ; encoded by the coding sequence ATGAAGCGGCATCTCGCCTGGCCAGTGTCGGTCGCGGCCCTCGGGCTGGTTCTCGCTGGCTGTTCCGGTAACAGCTCCGGCGGCGACGATGCCAGCGGCGGTGACACCAGCGCTGCCGAGACCACCTCGGCTGCGACGTCGGCTGCCGCTGCCCCGAACCCGCTGACCGAGCAGGCCGCGACGGAGTACAAGGCGTACGCCACCGCGCAGATCGACGAGCTCGTCACTGTCGTCAAGGTGTTCACCGACGCCGTGCGCGCCGGCGACCTGCAGGCCGCACAGGCCGCGTATGCGCCGTCGCGGATGCCGTGGGAGCGCATCGAGCCGCTCGCCGGACTGGTGGAGGAGATCGACGGCAAGGTCGACGCACGCGTCGACGACTTCGAAGGTGTCGACGATCCCGCGTTCACCGGGTGGCACCGCCTGGAGTTCCTGTTGTTCTCGGAGAACACCACCGAGGGCGGCGCCCCGTTCGCCGACCAACTCGACGCCGACATCGCCACCCTCAAAGAGCAGTTCCCGACGGTCGAGGTGACACCGGTCGATGTGTCCAACGGTGCCGCCGAGCTGATCGAAGAGGTCTCCGAAGGCAAGATCACCGGCGAGGAAGACCGCTACGCCAAGACCGACCTGTGGGACTTCGACGCCAACATGCAGGGTTCGCAGGCCGCGGTGGACAAGCTCACCCCGGCGCTGGTCGAAGCCGATCCGGCCCTGCTGGGCAAGATCGAGGCCGGGCTCACCTCGGTGTTCGACACCATGCGCCCGCTGCGCGACGGTGACGGCTGGGTGCTGTTCTGCACCGAGAACGACCCGTACCCGTCGCCCCGCTGCCCCGAGGTGACCGTCGATGCCGCGACGATCGACACGCTCAAGGCGGAGCTCGCCGGACTCTCCGAGAACCTGTCCCAGGTGTCCGGAGTGCTGAAGCTGCAGTGA
- a CDS encoding lytic transglycosylase domain-containing protein — MTRVRWLQAMAVIGATALLLASSCSWHLGTPIPEGVPPPAGDPVPQIDTFAEGRPADQLREWAAERAPALGIPVTALEAYAYAARVAEVENPDCHLSWTTLAGIGEVESHHGTYRGSRIAPNGDISPPIRGVLLDGTNGNLEIMDHEAVSHDGEESYARAMGPMQFIPETWRLYGVDANNDGDVNADNIDDAALSAAGYLCWRGKDLSTPRGWMEALRAYNLSDVYARTVRDWATAYASGHAL; from the coding sequence GTGACGCGGGTGCGTTGGCTGCAGGCGATGGCCGTGATCGGCGCGACAGCGCTGCTCCTGGCTTCGAGCTGTTCATGGCATCTCGGGACCCCCATCCCCGAGGGCGTGCCGCCACCCGCCGGTGATCCGGTGCCACAGATCGACACCTTCGCCGAAGGTCGGCCCGCTGACCAGCTGCGTGAGTGGGCGGCAGAACGTGCGCCCGCGCTCGGCATCCCGGTGACCGCGCTGGAGGCCTACGCCTACGCCGCCCGGGTGGCCGAGGTGGAGAACCCCGACTGTCACCTGTCGTGGACCACGCTCGCGGGAATCGGCGAGGTGGAGAGCCATCACGGCACCTACCGCGGGTCGCGCATCGCCCCCAACGGCGACATCTCGCCACCGATCCGGGGCGTCCTGCTCGACGGGACCAACGGCAACCTCGAGATCATGGATCACGAGGCGGTCAGCCACGACGGCGAGGAGTCCTACGCCAGGGCGATGGGGCCGATGCAGTTCATCCCGGAGACGTGGCGGCTCTACGGCGTCGACGCGAACAACGACGGCGACGTCAACGCCGACAACATCGACGATGCGGCGCTGTCGGCGGCGGGGTATCTGTGTTGGCGCGGAAAGGATCTCAGCACACCGCGTGGCTGGATGGAGGCGCTGCGGGCCTACAACCTCTCCGATGTGTATGCCCGGACCGTTCGGGACTGGGCGACGGCCTACGCATCCGGACATGCGCTCTGA
- a CDS encoding Dyp-type peroxidase, producing the protein MSRGPHGRGRPGLSRRGFVTGALGTGVAVGAGALVGCSASGETAPARAVERFVPFEGEHQTGITSLPIPEQGLIASFNVLSKDRAGLTATLRELTEEIRGLMAGHPPETRDPAFPPVDSGILGDKPPADNLSIVVGVGASLFDDRFGLADRKPRELVTMPFLANDRLDPKLSHGDISIIFEAGHNDTMQFALRQLMRRTRSDLVLRWMIDGYARGIGAGRASEAGTPRNLLGFKDGTANLDVEDGTVMDRHVWVSPDDGEPDWAVGGSYQAVRIIRMFVEFWDRTQLVEQEALIGRTKVSGDPLGLSGEFTDPDYPSDPDGARIPLTAHIRLANPRTPETDSSLILRRGFNYSRGFDGAGRLDQGLAFIAYQRSLDKGFLAVQSRLTGEPLEEYIMPVGGGFFFVLPGVTGDDRFLGDLLVD; encoded by the coding sequence GTGAGTCGGGGTCCGCACGGACGGGGGCGTCCGGGACTGTCCCGCCGCGGGTTCGTCACCGGAGCGTTGGGCACCGGCGTCGCGGTGGGCGCGGGGGCTCTTGTCGGTTGCTCCGCGAGCGGGGAGACGGCACCGGCCCGAGCCGTCGAGCGGTTCGTGCCGTTCGAAGGTGAGCACCAGACCGGGATCACCTCCCTGCCCATCCCCGAACAGGGCCTGATCGCGTCGTTCAACGTGCTGTCCAAGGACCGGGCAGGGCTGACGGCGACGCTGCGGGAACTGACCGAGGAGATCCGGGGACTGATGGCGGGACACCCGCCGGAGACCCGCGACCCCGCCTTCCCGCCCGTCGACTCCGGGATCCTGGGCGACAAGCCGCCGGCCGACAACCTCTCGATCGTCGTCGGCGTCGGCGCGTCACTGTTCGACGACCGGTTCGGCCTCGCCGATCGCAAACCCAGGGAACTGGTCACCATGCCGTTCCTGGCCAACGACCGGCTGGATCCGAAGCTGTCCCACGGGGACATCTCGATCATCTTCGAAGCCGGCCACAACGACACCATGCAGTTCGCGCTGCGGCAGTTGATGCGGCGCACCCGTAGCGACCTGGTGCTGCGGTGGATGATCGACGGCTATGCCCGCGGGATCGGGGCGGGACGCGCCTCGGAGGCCGGGACCCCGCGCAACCTGCTGGGATTCAAGGACGGAACGGCCAACCTCGACGTCGAGGACGGCACCGTGATGGACCGCCATGTCTGGGTGTCGCCCGACGACGGCGAACCCGACTGGGCGGTGGGCGGTTCCTATCAGGCGGTGCGCATCATCCGGATGTTCGTCGAGTTCTGGGATCGCACCCAGCTCGTCGAGCAGGAGGCGCTCATCGGACGCACGAAAGTCAGCGGCGATCCGCTGGGCCTGTCGGGCGAATTCACCGATCCGGACTACCCGTCCGATCCCGACGGCGCCCGGATTCCGCTGACCGCCCACATCCGGCTCGCCAACCCGCGGACACCGGAGACCGACAGCAGCCTGATACTGCGCCGCGGTTTCAACTACTCACGCGGTTTCGACGGGGCCGGACGACTCGACCAGGGACTGGCCTTCATCGCCTACCAACGCAGTCTCGACAAGGGCTTCCTCGCCGTTCAGAGTCGGTTGACCGGCGAACCGCTCGAGGAGTACATCATGCCGGTGGGTGGCGGGTTCTTCTTCGTCCTACCCGGGGTCACCGGCGACGACCGCTTCCTCGGCGACCTGCTGGTCGACTGA
- a CDS encoding DUF501 domain-containing protein → MVDQVDLDAVARQLGREPRGVLEIAYRCPNGEPAVVKTAPKLPDGTPFPTLYYLTHPALTAAASRLESSGMMREMTERLAQDPELAAAYRRAHESYLAERDAVAPLGTTFSGGGMPDRVKCLHVVIAHSLAKGPGVNPFGDEALAVLAAEPAMAGILDRETWT, encoded by the coding sequence GTGGTTGACCAGGTCGATCTCGACGCCGTCGCGCGGCAGTTGGGCCGGGAGCCCCGGGGCGTGCTCGAGATCGCGTATCGCTGTCCCAACGGCGAGCCGGCAGTGGTGAAGACAGCGCCGAAACTTCCTGACGGAACGCCGTTTCCGACGCTGTACTACCTGACTCACCCGGCGCTGACGGCCGCCGCGAGCCGGCTCGAGTCGTCCGGCATGATGCGGGAGATGACAGAACGGCTGGCGCAGGATCCGGAGTTGGCCGCGGCGTACCGTCGGGCGCACGAGTCGTATCTGGCCGAACGTGATGCGGTCGCACCGTTGGGCACGACGTTCTCCGGGGGCGGTATGCCGGATCGGGTCAAGTGTCTGCACGTGGTGATCGCACATTCATTGGCGAAAGGACCGGGTGTGAACCCGTTTGGTGACGAGGCGTTGGCGGTGTTGGCGGCCGAACCCGCGATGGCCGGCATTCTGGACCGGGAGACCTGGACGTGA
- the eno gene encoding phosphopyruvate hydratase encodes MPIIEQVGAREILDSRGNPTVEVEVGLLDGTVARAAVPSGASTGEHEAVELRDGGSRYLGKGVQKAVEAVLDEIAPAVIGLGADEQRLVDQALLDLDGTPDKSRLGANAILGVSLAVAKAAAQSAELPLFRYIGGPNAHILPVPMMNIINGGAHADSGVDVQEFMIAPIGAPSFKEALRWGAEVYHALKSVLKKQGLSTGLGDEGGFAPDLPGTTAALDLIISAIEAAGLTVGSDVALALDVAATEFHTEGTGYAFERETRSAEQMASFYEGLVGAYPLVSIEDPLSEDDWDGWVALTTAIGDKVQIVGDDLFVTNPERLEDGIDRGAANALLVKVNQIGTLTETLDAVSLAHNSGYRTMMSHRSGETEDTTIADLAVAVGSGQIKTGAPARSERVAKYNQLLRIEEELGDAARYAGDLAFPRFNPETK; translated from the coding sequence GTGCCCATCATCGAGCAGGTCGGAGCCCGCGAGATCCTCGATTCCCGGGGAAACCCGACAGTCGAGGTCGAGGTGGGCCTGCTGGACGGCACCGTTGCCCGTGCGGCGGTCCCGTCAGGTGCATCAACCGGTGAACACGAGGCCGTCGAGCTTCGCGACGGTGGATCCAGGTACCTCGGAAAAGGTGTGCAGAAGGCCGTCGAGGCGGTGCTCGACGAGATCGCCCCGGCGGTGATCGGGCTCGGTGCCGACGAACAGCGGCTGGTGGATCAGGCACTGCTGGACCTCGACGGCACCCCCGACAAGTCACGACTGGGCGCCAACGCGATCCTCGGTGTGTCGCTGGCCGTGGCCAAGGCTGCGGCACAGTCCGCCGAGCTGCCGCTGTTCCGCTACATCGGCGGACCGAACGCGCACATCCTCCCGGTGCCGATGATGAACATCATCAACGGCGGCGCCCACGCCGACAGCGGCGTCGACGTCCAGGAGTTCATGATCGCGCCCATCGGGGCGCCGTCGTTCAAGGAGGCGCTGCGCTGGGGTGCGGAGGTCTACCACGCGCTCAAGTCGGTGCTCAAGAAGCAGGGTCTGTCCACCGGGCTCGGTGACGAGGGCGGGTTCGCGCCCGACCTGCCCGGTACCACGGCGGCGCTGGACCTGATCATCTCCGCCATCGAAGCCGCCGGCCTGACGGTGGGCAGCGATGTGGCGCTGGCGCTCGACGTCGCCGCGACCGAGTTCCACACCGAGGGCACCGGCTACGCGTTCGAGCGGGAGACCCGCAGCGCCGAGCAGATGGCGTCCTTCTATGAAGGCCTGGTCGGCGCCTACCCGCTGGTGTCCATCGAGGATCCGCTGTCGGAGGACGACTGGGACGGCTGGGTGGCACTGACCACCGCGATCGGCGACAAGGTTCAGATCGTCGGCGACGACCTGTTCGTCACCAACCCCGAGCGTCTCGAGGACGGCATCGACAGGGGCGCCGCCAATGCGTTGCTGGTCAAGGTCAACCAGATCGGCACCCTGACCGAGACGCTCGACGCGGTCTCGCTGGCTCACAACAGCGGCTATCGCACGATGATGAGCCACCGCAGCGGTGAGACCGAGGACACCACCATCGCCGACCTCGCGGTGGCCGTCGGCAGCGGTCAGATCAAGACGGGCGCCCCGGCCCGCAGCGAGCGGGTCGCCAAGTACAACCAGCTGCTCCGCATCGAGGAGGAACTCGGCGACGCTGCCCGCTACGCCGGTGACCTGGCCTTCCCGCGATTCAATCCGGAGACCAAATAG
- a CDS encoding septum formation initiator family protein has product MPEANRPDPRRRPAADARSKKAPASRPGKSGDVGRAKPRASSSPRRDVRSIEARPGREIARVREAPDEPAVPDGSDPAVGDSIRDSIAAAAERASEQRFGSAARRAAILAAVICVLTLTIAGPVRTYFAQRTEMKQLEASEAQLREQIAELEEQKDKLGDPVFIAAQARERLGFVMPGEIPYQVQLPPGAAVPGAPTEELAEVNSGDPWYTALWHTIAEVPQGIPPTAPPSPPGAPGAPEPVAPGAPPPGG; this is encoded by the coding sequence GTGCCCGAAGCGAATCGGCCCGACCCCAGGCGGCGGCCCGCCGCGGACGCGAGGAGCAAGAAGGCGCCGGCGTCGCGGCCGGGGAAGTCTGGCGACGTCGGGCGGGCCAAGCCGCGGGCGAGTTCGTCGCCTCGTCGGGATGTCCGCAGCATCGAGGCGCGGCCGGGTAGGGAGATCGCCCGGGTCCGTGAGGCCCCCGACGAGCCGGCGGTTCCCGACGGATCCGATCCCGCGGTGGGCGATTCGATCCGCGATTCCATTGCCGCGGCGGCCGAACGGGCGTCCGAGCAGCGATTCGGATCCGCCGCGCGGCGGGCGGCGATCCTGGCCGCCGTCATCTGTGTGCTGACCTTGACGATCGCCGGCCCGGTGCGGACGTACTTCGCGCAACGCACCGAGATGAAGCAACTCGAGGCGTCCGAAGCCCAACTGCGGGAACAGATCGCCGAACTCGAAGAGCAGAAGGACAAACTGGGCGATCCGGTGTTCATCGCGGCGCAGGCCCGGGAACGGTTGGGCTTCGTGATGCCCGGCGAGATCCCCTACCAGGTGCAGCTCCCGCCCGGCGCCGCGGTGCCTGGTGCCCCCACCGAAGAACTCGCCGAGGTGAACAGCGGGGACCCCTGGTACACCGCGCTGTGGCACACCATCGCCGAGGTGCCGCAAGGCATTCCGCCGACCGCGCCGCCCAGTCCGCCCGGCGCACCCGGTGCGCCCGAACCCGTCGCGCCCGGCGCGCCGCCGCCCGGTGGTTGA